CAGAGCGTCGAGCAGCGACTCTGGGGCGAGGCGTTCCACGCGATCACCGGCGGCCGCGGCGTGCGGTAAACCCGACCCCACCCCCACCATCCGGCCTATCCTGCCTGCGTGATCAGGGTCGAACGCATCACGCCTAAGAGCCCGCTCTACCCGAGCTCGGTCGCCCTGCGCGAAAGCGTCCTGCTCAACCCCATCGGCTTCGATCACGCGAAGTTCACCAATGAGTACCCCGGCGTCGACGACCGAGCCGAGCACTTCGTGGCGGTCATGGACCACCCGACCGGCAACAGGGTCGTGGGTTGCCTGCTGCTCCTGACCGACGAGGAGCCCAGTGCGGGCGGCCAGACACAGGCAAAGGTCATGCAGATGGCCGTCGACCCGCAACGGCAGGGCGAGGGTCTCGGCCGCCGCCTGGTCGTCGCCGCCGAGGCCCGGGCCTTCGGAGAGCTCGGCCTCGCCCGCCTCTACTGCCACGCCCAGGACCGCGCCATCGGCTTCTACGAGGCGCTGGGCTGGACTCCCGAGGGCGAGCCCTTCGAGGAAGCGGGCATCGGCCACCGCAAGATGGTCTTCGACGCCCCGCCCCAGCCGACCGGCGACGCCGCCGAGGCGCTCGAGGGAGACCCGCTGTATGGGGATGGGGTCTAGGGATCACGCGTCGGTCGTGCGCCCCAGCCCGCACTCGGGGCACACAGAGATGCCATCACCAAGCTCGTAGTTGCACGCCACGCACCG
This Phycisphaerales bacterium DNA region includes the following protein-coding sequences:
- a CDS encoding GNAT family N-acetyltransferase; its protein translation is MIRVERITPKSPLYPSSVALRESVLLNPIGFDHAKFTNEYPGVDDRAEHFVAVMDHPTGNRVVGCLLLLTDEEPSAGGQTQAKVMQMAVDPQRQGEGLGRRLVVAAEARAFGELGLARLYCHAQDRAIGFYEALGWTPEGEPFEEAGIGHRKMVFDAPPQPTGDAAEALEGDPLYGDGV